From a single Lolium rigidum isolate FL_2022 chromosome 7, APGP_CSIRO_Lrig_0.1, whole genome shotgun sequence genomic region:
- the LOC124673853 gene encoding transcription factor UDT1-like, producing MPRRPRAARGDGGGGGAAEDVKMEDFVESMLNFGGGGGDESEDGEQLPPSGEATGYKSKNLDAERRRRSRLNGNILALRAVVPNITKMSKESTLSDAIDHIKKLQNEVLELQTQLADSPGEAPEKQGSASCSESFAPTDSIHYQGQVELIPLGSCKYNLKIFWTKRAGLFTKVLEALYSNNVQVLSLNTITFYGYAESFFSIEVKGEQDAVMVELRNILSSIVEVPSI from the exons CGCGCCGTCCGAGGGCTGCCcgtggcgacggtggcggcggcggcgctgccgagGACGTGAAGATGGAGGACTTCGTGGAGTCGATGCTcaacttcggcggcggcgggggagatgaGAGCGAGGACGGGGAGCAGCTGCCACCGTCGGGGGAGGCGACGGGGTACAAGTCCAAGAACCTGGACGccgagaggcggaggaggagccggcTCAACGGCAACATCCTCGCGCTCAGGGCCGTCGTGCCCAACATCACCAAG ATGAGCAAGGAGTCCACCTTGTCGGACGCAATCGATCACATCAAGAAGCTCCAGAACGAGGTCCTTGAGCTGCAGACCCAGCTAGCAGACTCCCCAGGCGAGGCCCCGGAGAAGCAAGGCAGCGCGTCGTGTTCAGAATCGTTCGCCCCCACGGACAGCATCCATTACCAG GGTCAGGTTGAGCTGATACCTCTGGGTTCATGCAAGTACAACCTCAAGATATTTTGGACCAAAAGGGCAGGCCTCTTCACCAAGGTGCTGGAGGCACTCTACAGCAACAATGTGCAAGTGCTTAGCTTGAACACCATCACCTTCTATGGTTATGCAGAGAGTTTCTTCTCCATTGAG GTGAAGGGTGAGCAGGATGCTGTGATGGTGGAGCTAAGGAACATCCTCTCCAGTATTGTGGAGGTTCCAAGCATTTGA